A single window of Xylocopilactobacillus apicola DNA harbors:
- a CDS encoding PTS ascorbate transporter subunit IIC, translating to MKILLYFINNVLSQPIFIIGIVVIVGMAAEKKSWDKILPSTLKAIIGFTMINVGGQTLGTALLPLQLMISRIFRVKAPNLTDIGATQASSLASIGTEMALIFALGFLVNILLARFTPLKFVHLSPHVSFFFAGMIAALLKFNTKLTIVPLVLIGAVILGLYMTLSCAYVNILIKPVKGADGFTLGHSSSSGLLVASILGKFLGNKDHDLEKMKIPKKLNFLREMTIALTIVMTLLFFFLGLFSGNGWIMQNVSGGKDIVVFSITKGVEFGMWITVIITGVRMMLAEIIPAFHGVADKLIPNAKPGLDVPLLFPNYPTSVIVGFLCSLTTGLIGMLILGAANYPVIVFPALIPTFFTGAVTAIFGNAHGGTRGAILGSCANGFLLIFGQALLLPLVGSFAPIMRILSETDYCVYGPILGFFLKAIGGA from the coding sequence ATGAAAATTCTGCTTTATTTTATAAATAATGTCCTTAGCCAACCCATCTTCATTATTGGTATTGTTGTAATTGTCGGCATGGCAGCTGAGAAGAAAAGCTGGGATAAGATCTTGCCCAGTACTCTAAAGGCAATTATCGGATTCACGATGATCAATGTGGGAGGCCAGACTTTAGGTACGGCACTTCTGCCGCTGCAGTTAATGATTTCAAGAATTTTTAGGGTTAAAGCACCGAATTTAACCGATATTGGTGCAACCCAAGCTTCCAGTTTAGCCTCAATCGGGACCGAAATGGCTCTAATTTTCGCATTAGGATTCTTGGTTAACATTCTATTGGCGCGATTTACGCCATTAAAATTCGTTCATTTATCGCCGCATGTTTCATTCTTTTTCGCCGGAATGATTGCAGCACTGCTCAAATTCAATACCAAGCTAACAATTGTACCGCTCGTGTTAATTGGCGCAGTAATTTTAGGTCTGTATATGACATTATCTTGTGCTTATGTAAATATCCTAATTAAACCAGTCAAAGGAGCCGACGGCTTTACTCTAGGTCATTCTAGCTCATCTGGCTTGTTAGTAGCTTCGATTTTAGGGAAATTTCTCGGAAACAAAGATCATGACTTGGAAAAAATGAAGATTCCTAAGAAACTAAATTTTCTAAGAGAAATGACCATTGCTTTAACGATTGTGATGACTCTTTTATTCTTCTTTCTCGGACTATTTTCAGGCAACGGCTGGATTATGCAAAATGTCAGCGGCGGCAAAGACATTGTTGTTTTTAGTATCACTAAAGGGGTTGAGTTTGGAATGTGGATTACAGTTATTATTACTGGAGTCAGAATGATGTTAGCTGAAATCATTCCAGCATTTCACGGGGTTGCTGATAAGCTGATTCCAAATGCGAAACCAGGTTTAGATGTTCCGTTACTATTCCCTAATTATCCAACTTCAGTAATCGTTGGATTCTTATGCAGTTTAACCACGGGATTAATTGGGATGTTAATTCTGGGAGCGGCCAACTATCCGGTGATTGTCTTTCCGGCTTTGATTCCAACTTTCTTTACTGGAGCAGTTACCGCAATTTTCGGCAACGCTCATGGCGGAACCAGAGGAGCAATTCTGGGATCGTGCGCTAATGGATTCCTTTTAATCTTCGGTCAAGCATTGCTATTACCGCTGGTCGGCAGTTTTGCGCCAATCATGCGAATCTTAAGCGAAACTGACTACTGTGTTTATGGTCCAATCCTGGGATTCTTTCTTAAAGCAATCGGTGGTGCTTAA
- a CDS encoding BglG family transcription antiterminator, giving the protein MESRLPELFRLICLKQESFTIDKLSELFNVTSKTILADLAKLNDFLSKAGFNEILVRNKKVTYPESINASFLNILPNKKDILYLDSNFRKRQITLDVLLNTKNLSILNLMAKYSLSKNTIIKEIREVKKALSSQGIKLQSIPFTGYVLVGDEETIRKLIASLYPTAQINIFDQLENIEQIEKTISIIFKTLKRHVSQNSFDRIISYFWASYERTNQGFFIENNLAVPDKHYLEIETMTENESFNKLFPNCVKRPAEMNYLGNLIAEASLADINENVADDWLFWNFITIDFIKHVGIFFAEPFFDQDEKLFQGILTHLRPAYNRIRSQEELNNPLYEQIVTKFQNLNSAVTKAIPQLELKLDVKFSKQEISFLTLFFAASLERKHVKVRKLKKVIVVCNSGLSTSQLLNSKLQGIFKFNFLGTFSKREADNWLRRNEVDLIISTIDFSSEKAPTIKVNPMLPTQDVDRIQKISRIPLHEINIDEIISIFTRHVRLSEQQKRLVYVDLKHLLQNNLKKDGYEPMLTEVLTPNTIKTKYLAKDWQDAVKECGNLLVKDGDATNNYVTAMIQNVKTNGNYIVIAPGIAMPHARPEKGALKIGFSLVTLQTPINFGHPTNDPVKLVIGLCATDNQSHLLALSELVELLGNLKVVEQINRCQTSEEIYKIIREGNKK; this is encoded by the coding sequence ATGGAAAGCCGGCTACCTGAATTATTCCGACTCATTTGTTTAAAACAAGAAAGTTTTACAATCGATAAATTAAGTGAGTTGTTTAATGTAACATCGAAAACTATTTTAGCTGATCTCGCAAAGCTCAATGATTTCCTTTCTAAGGCGGGCTTTAATGAAATTCTTGTTCGAAATAAAAAAGTTACGTATCCAGAGTCTATTAACGCATCATTCTTAAACATTTTACCTAACAAGAAAGATATCTTGTATTTGGATAGTAACTTCCGTAAGAGGCAGATTACGCTTGATGTATTACTGAATACCAAGAACTTAAGTATCTTAAATCTGATGGCAAAATATAGCCTTTCCAAAAACACAATTATTAAAGAGATCAGGGAAGTAAAGAAGGCTTTATCTAGTCAAGGAATTAAACTTCAGTCGATCCCATTTACGGGCTATGTGCTAGTTGGCGATGAGGAAACAATCAGGAAATTAATTGCTTCATTGTACCCAACCGCGCAAATAAATATATTTGACCAACTAGAAAATATTGAGCAGATTGAGAAAACAATCAGTATTATCTTTAAAACTCTTAAGCGCCACGTTTCTCAGAATTCGTTTGATCGAATCATTTCTTACTTTTGGGCAAGTTATGAAAGAACAAATCAGGGCTTCTTTATTGAGAATAATTTAGCAGTCCCTGATAAACACTATTTAGAAATCGAAACAATGACGGAAAATGAATCATTTAATAAATTGTTTCCTAATTGTGTTAAGCGACCTGCCGAAATGAATTATTTGGGAAATTTGATTGCTGAGGCCTCTTTAGCAGACATCAACGAAAATGTTGCTGATGACTGGCTGTTTTGGAATTTTATCACGATCGATTTCATCAAACACGTTGGAATTTTCTTTGCAGAACCATTTTTTGATCAAGACGAGAAGCTCTTTCAGGGAATTTTAACTCACCTTCGGCCCGCGTATAATCGCATACGCTCCCAGGAAGAATTAAATAATCCTCTTTACGAACAAATCGTAACTAAATTTCAAAATTTAAATTCAGCGGTAACTAAAGCAATTCCTCAGCTGGAATTGAAATTAGATGTTAAATTCAGCAAACAGGAGATATCTTTTTTAACCCTTTTCTTTGCTGCCTCACTTGAAAGGAAACACGTTAAGGTGCGAAAGCTTAAGAAGGTTATCGTGGTCTGCAATTCGGGGTTAAGCACTTCACAGCTCTTAAACAGTAAACTGCAGGGGATTTTTAAATTTAACTTTCTAGGAACTTTCAGTAAACGAGAGGCTGATAATTGGCTAAGAAGAAATGAGGTCGATCTCATAATTTCTACCATTGACTTCTCTTCAGAAAAAGCTCCAACGATCAAAGTTAATCCCATGCTTCCAACTCAAGATGTCGACCGAATTCAGAAAATTTCTCGAATTCCGCTTCATGAAATTAATATTGATGAAATAATATCGATTTTTACAAGACATGTACGCTTGTCTGAGCAGCAAAAACGGCTCGTCTATGTCGATTTAAAACACTTGCTACAAAATAATTTAAAGAAAGATGGTTATGAGCCTATGTTAACGGAAGTCTTGACTCCTAATACAATTAAAACAAAATACTTAGCTAAGGATTGGCAAGACGCAGTTAAAGAGTGCGGGAATCTCTTGGTTAAAGATGGAGATGCAACCAACAATTACGTCACGGCAATGATTCAAAATGTCAAAACTAATGGTAATTATATCGTTATTGCTCCAGGGATTGCGATGCCGCATGCTCGACCAGAAAAAGGTGCTTTAAAGATTGGATTTAGTCTGGTGACGCTACAAACGCCGATAAATTTCGGCCATCCAACTAACGATCCTGTCAAGCTGGTTATTGGCTTATGTGCAACTGACAATCAAAGTCACCTTTTGGCTCTATCTGAACTTGTAGAGCTTTTGGGCAACTTGAAAGTAGTGGAACAAATTAATCGTTGTCAAACAAGTGAAGAAATTTACAAAATTATTCGGGAGGGAAATAAAAAATGA
- a CDS encoding mucin-binding protein — protein sequence MKKKSFIFISSSVLALSMGMMVTAQNVGAETATPASVSERGSQNGEIVKTGVSGTCKWDYIKNDDNNYTLQFHAGNLAEGKIVPEGINFWNCKNLKITFDPGVIAPENCSKMFSYVNVQNASVDFKNFDTSHVTDMSCMFSGSICFLNLDLSSFDTSHVTNMEDMFYKCGSLQSLNLSNFDMTHLQNNSTVFSATCSLNHLIVGPKVDLSKGAPSYGTIFEVPMIGTTVPGTDKVVTSRRWIATSGYKQGTKYTPDDLMSLKGRDQVTVYDWDTTPASANNYESKAVTRTINLHLPDGSVSTDRQTATIKRLINVNSDGTITYGPWSKAQWNQYRPQEIPGYEPDQAVIPALSVDAYCWDTTIDVYYDEVEQTVNINYVYGDTVVGTQKYTGYVGDVITPNYHAPRKYDIVSIPEESITIDGSGNQSVTVKVEPRITQSSESRTAVRTINIHQPNGASRNYQQVAVVKRTIYTNMVTGQKTYGEWGTARWDAFPLPNFVGYRPNQQVQTQEVDFVTQDDIVDVVYLKM from the coding sequence TTGAAAAAGAAAAGTTTTATTTTTATTTCCAGCAGTGTCCTCGCTCTATCCATGGGGATGATGGTTACTGCTCAAAATGTTGGTGCCGAAACTGCTACACCGGCTTCAGTTAGTGAAAGGGGTAGTCAGAACGGTGAAATTGTTAAAACTGGAGTCTCTGGCACTTGTAAATGGGATTACATTAAGAACGATGATAATAATTACACTCTTCAATTTCATGCGGGAAATTTGGCAGAAGGCAAAATTGTTCCTGAAGGAATTAATTTTTGGAATTGCAAAAATCTTAAAATTACTTTTGATCCAGGAGTGATTGCTCCAGAAAATTGTTCTAAGATGTTTTCTTACGTTAATGTTCAAAATGCGAGCGTTGATTTTAAGAATTTTGACACTTCTCATGTAACTGACATGTCATGTATGTTTAGTGGATCGATTTGCTTTTTAAATCTCGATTTAAGCAGCTTTGATACCAGTCATGTTACAAATATGGAAGATATGTTTTATAAATGTGGTAGTTTACAATCTCTAAATTTAAGCAATTTTGATATGACTCATCTACAGAACAATTCTACAGTATTTAGTGCCACTTGCAGTCTTAATCACTTGATTGTAGGACCTAAGGTAGATTTGAGCAAAGGAGCTCCATCTTATGGCACAATATTTGAAGTTCCTATGATTGGTACAACGGTCCCAGGCACTGATAAAGTAGTCACTTCTCGGAGATGGATTGCAACCAGCGGTTATAAGCAAGGGACAAAATATACTCCTGATGATTTAATGTCGTTGAAGGGACGAGATCAAGTAACGGTTTACGATTGGGATACTACGCCAGCGAGTGCCAATAATTATGAATCTAAAGCCGTGACTCGGACAATTAATCTGCACCTGCCTGATGGATCAGTATCAACAGATAGACAAACTGCTACAATCAAACGTTTAATTAATGTCAATTCTGATGGAACTATAACATATGGACCTTGGTCTAAGGCTCAATGGAATCAATATCGACCACAAGAAATTCCAGGATATGAACCTGATCAAGCAGTAATTCCAGCCCTGTCAGTGGACGCTTATTGTTGGGATACAACGATCGATGTCTACTATGACGAAGTGGAACAAACTGTAAATATTAACTACGTTTATGGCGATACCGTCGTCGGAACTCAGAAATATACTGGTTACGTTGGTGATGTGATTACGCCAAATTATCATGCGCCACGCAAGTATGATATTGTTTCTATTCCAGAAGAAAGCATTACTATTGATGGTAGCGGTAATCAGAGTGTGACTGTTAAAGTTGAACCTCGGATAACACAAAGTTCTGAGTCTAGAACGGCAGTCAGAACTATTAACATTCATCAACCAAATGGTGCCTCAAGAAACTACCAACAGGTTGCTGTAGTCAAAAGAACTATTTATACCAATATGGTTACTGGTCAAAAGACTTATGGTGAGTGGGGAACAGCCAGATGGGATGCATTTCCATTGCCTAACTTTGTAGGGTATCGTCCAAATCAACAGGTTCAAACTCAAGAAGTAGACTTTGTTACTCAAGATGATATTGTCGATGTTGTTTACCTCAAAATGTAA
- a CDS encoding PTS sugar transporter subunit IIB, with amino-acid sequence MIKIVTVCGAGVGSSMMERLFTQQILDGENIEGVVDASDIGSVDPNSYDIVVTTSDFADQLSETKAEVIRINNLMDKDYLKKELLAAIAKINQSEEN; translated from the coding sequence ATGATTAAAATCGTAACAGTTTGTGGTGCTGGTGTCGGTAGTTCAATGATGGAACGGTTATTCACTCAACAAATATTGGACGGAGAAAATATTGAAGGAGTTGTCGATGCTTCAGATATTGGTTCGGTGGATCCTAATTCTTATGACATCGTTGTTACAACCTCAGACTTTGCTGATCAGCTATCTGAGACCAAAGCTGAAGTAATTAGAATCAATAATTTAATGGACAAAGATTATTTGAAGAAGGAACTATTAGCTGCGATTGCCAAAATAAATCAAAGCGAGGAGAATTGA